The genomic window GCGCCGGCGAGCGCGTCGAGGAATGGGGACAGCGTGGCAAGCACGCGGCGCGGAACGAGGCCTTCCTCCGCGAGAACACCGCGGATTTCGGTGAGAGCCGCCTGAAGCTCCTCCGATGGATAGGAAAGCAGGGCCGAAAGGGCCTTGAAGCTCGTCGCCATCATGCAATCTCCATCGGATTGCGGGCCTTGCCCGTCTTGTGGGTGGCGAAGAGATTGAGATCGGTGTCGCCGCTCGAGCAGCCATTGCCGAAGGAAAAGCCGCAGGAGCCGCGGAGATCATAGGCGTCCTCGCTCCATTCGCGATGGGTGGTCGGGATCACGAAGCGGTCCTCGTAATTCGCGATCGCCATGACCTGGTACATCTCCTCGATCGCAGCGCTTGTGAGGCCGACTTTCTCGGCGATGCGCGGGTCGATGCGCCCGTCCACAGTCTTCGCCCGCATGTAGCCGCGCATGGCGAGCATGCGCTCGATAGCGAGGGCGACGGGCTCCTCCTTGCCGGCGGTCAGCATGTTGGCGAGATAGCGCAGCGGGATGCGCAGAGAACGGACATCAGGCATGTCGCCGTCGAGCCCCATCCGGCCGGACGCCGCGGCCGATTGGATCGGCGAAAGCGGCGGCACGTACCAGACCATCGGCAGCGTGCGGTATTCGGGATGGAGCGGGAAGGCGACTTTCCATTCCATCGCCATCTTCCAGACCGGGGAATGCCGCGCCGCCTCGATCCACGTCTCCGGTACGCCGTCGGCGCGCGCCTGCGCGATCACGGCCGGATCGTTCGGATCGAGGAAGAGCGAGAGCTGCTCTTCGTAGAGATCCTGTTCGTCGGCCGTCGAGGCCGCAGCCTCGATGCGGTCGGCATCATAGAGGATGACGCCGAGATAGCGGATGCGTCCCACGCAGGTTTCCGAGCAGACAGTCGGCTGACCCGCCTCGATGCGCGGGTAGCAGAAGATGCACTTCTCGGATTTTCCCGAAGACCAGTTGTAGTAGATCTTCTTGTAGGGGCAGCCGGAGACGCACATGCGCCAGCCGCGGCACTTGTCCTGGTCAATGAGGACGATGCCGTCCTCCTCGCGCTTGTAGATCGCGCCCGACGGACAGACAGCAACACAGGCCGGATTGAGGCAATGCTCGCAGAGCCGCGGCAGATACATCATAAAGGTGTTTTCGAATTCGCCATAGATCTCCTTCTGGACGCCTTCGAAATTAATGTCCTTCGAGCGTTTCTCGAACTCGCCGCCCAGGATCTCTTCCCAGTTCGGCCCCCATTCGATCTTATCGATTCGCTCTCCCGAGATGAGTGAGCGGGGCCGTGCGGTCGGGACGGCCTTCGATTCCTTCGCGTTGTGCAAGTGCTCATAGTCGAAGGTGAAGGGTTCGTAGTAATCGTCGATCTCGGGCAGGTCCGGATTGGCGAATATGTTGGCGAGAACGCGCCATTTCGCGCCCATGCGTGGCTCGATGCGGCCGTTCTTCTTGCGCCGCCAGCCGCCGTTCCACGTCTTCTGGTTCTCCCAGTCGCGCGGATAGCCGACGCCGGGCTTGGTCTCGACATTGTTGAACCAAGCGTATTCGACACCCTCGCGATTAGTCCAGACGTTCTTGCAGGTCACGGAGCAAGTATGGCAGCCGATACACTTGTCGAGGTTCAGCACCATTCCGATCTGAGCGCGGATCTTCATTCTGCGGCCTCCTTGTGGGCGAGGGCATCAGCCGGCTCTTCGAGCCAATCGACGGTCTTCATCTTGCGCACGACGATGAATTCGTCGCGGTTCGAGCCGACCGTCCCGTAATAGTTGAAGCCGTAAGCTTGCTGTGCGTAGCCGCCGATCATGTGGGTCGGCTTCAGCACCGTGCGCGTCACGGAATTATGAATGCCGCCGCGATTGCCGGTCATCTCGGAACCGGGGGTGTTAATGATCTTCTCCTGCGCATGGTACATCAGCATCATGCCGGGCTTGACGCGCTGGGAAACGACGGCGCGGGCGGTCAGGGCGCCGTTGGCGTTGAAGACCTCGACCCAGTCATTGTCGACGAGGCCCGCGCTCTTCGCGTCGGTCTCGGAGATCCAGACGACCGGCCCGCCGCGGTTCAGCGTCAGCATCAGGAGATTGTCGGTATAGGTCGAGTGGATGCCCCATTTCTGGTGCGGCGTGATGAAATTGAGCACGATCTCGGTATTGCCGTTCGGCCTGACGCCCTTGACGGCGGCGATCGTCTTGAGATCGACCGGCGGCTTCCACGTGACGAGGCCCTCGCCGAAGGCCCGCATCCAGAGGTGGTCCTGATAGAGCTGCTGCCGCCCCGTGAGCGTGCGCCAGGGGATCAACTCGTGCACATTGGTATAGCCGGCACTGTAGCAGACCTTCTCGCTCTCGATGCCTGACCAGGTCGGCGAGGAGATGATCTTGCGCGGCTGCGCCTGGACATCGCGGAAACGGATTTTCTCGTCTTCCTTTGGCAGGGCGAGATGGGCATGCTTGCGGCCCGTCGCCTTCGACAGCGCCTCCCAGGCCTTCACCGCGACCTCGCCATTGGTCTCCGGCGCGAGCATCAGGATCACTTCGGTCGCGTCGATGTCGGTCTCGATCTTCGGCAGGCCGGCAGCGGGGCCGTCGCGATGGACGCCGTTCAGGGCGCCGAGCGCCTCGACCTCATGCTGGGTCTTCCATGCGATGCCCTTGCCGCCATTGCCGATTTCGGTCATCAGCGGCCCGAGCGCCGTGAAGCGGGCATGGATCTTGGAATAGTCACGTGTAACGACCGACACGGCCGGCATTGTCCGTCCGGGGATCGGTTCGACCTCGCCGCGCTTCCAGTCCGCAACGTCGAAGGGCTGGGCCATCTCGCCAGGCGTATCGTGCTGGATCGGCGTCATCACCACGTCCTCTTCGACGCCGAGCACTTCCGGCGCGATCTCGGAGAAACGCTTCGCGAGGCCCTTGTAGATCTCCCAATCTGAACGCGACTCCCAGGCGGGGTCGACGGCTGCCGAGAGCGGATGGATGAAGGGATGCATGTCGGAGGTGTTGAGGTCGTTCTTCTCGTACCAGGTGGCGGTCGGCAGCACGATGTCGGAATAGACGCAGGTGGTCGACATGCGGAAGTCGAGCGTAACGAGGAGGTCCAGCTTTCCTTCCGGCGCTTCCTCGTGCCAGACGACCTCCTTGT from Hyphomicrobiales bacterium includes these protein-coding regions:
- the narY gene encoding nitrate reductase Z subunit beta; translated protein: MKIRAQIGMVLNLDKCIGCHTCSVTCKNVWTNREGVEYAWFNNVETKPGVGYPRDWENQKTWNGGWRRKKNGRIEPRMGAKWRVLANIFANPDLPEIDDYYEPFTFDYEHLHNAKESKAVPTARPRSLISGERIDKIEWGPNWEEILGGEFEKRSKDINFEGVQKEIYGEFENTFMMYLPRLCEHCLNPACVAVCPSGAIYKREEDGIVLIDQDKCRGWRMCVSGCPYKKIYYNWSSGKSEKCIFCYPRIEAGQPTVCSETCVGRIRYLGVILYDADRIEAAASTADEQDLYEEQLSLFLDPNDPAVIAQARADGVPETWIEAARHSPVWKMAMEWKVAFPLHPEYRTLPMVWYVPPLSPIQSAAASGRMGLDGDMPDVRSLRIPLRYLANMLTAGKEEPVALAIERMLAMRGYMRAKTVDGRIDPRIAEKVGLTSAAIEEMYQVMAIANYEDRFVIPTTHREWSEDAYDLRGSCGFSFGNGCSSGDTDLNLFATHKTGKARNPMEIA